In Terriglobales bacterium, the following proteins share a genomic window:
- a CDS encoding VanZ family protein: MLYRKSMWRAWLPTLLWLMVIAIESTPAFSSAHTALWIRPLVALFGPDALHYLLYINAVLRKTGHFIGYGTLSWLAYRGWRETLAIHEELQYERRHRQSLPGWFAQALRSGWNHRAAALAVLSTIAVAALDEWHQSFFPSRTGVVHDVILDSFGGIFAQSLVMFIALTFARPAAPRSAREEVGQT; this comes from the coding sequence CGCGTGGCTGCCGACACTGCTTTGGTTGATGGTCATCGCGATCGAATCCACTCCCGCTTTTTCCTCTGCTCACACAGCTCTTTGGATCAGGCCACTGGTAGCGCTTTTCGGTCCCGATGCGCTGCATTATCTCCTCTACATCAACGCTGTTCTGCGTAAGACTGGACACTTCATTGGTTATGGAACATTAAGCTGGCTTGCTTATCGGGGGTGGCGCGAGACCTTGGCGATCCACGAGGAGCTTCAGTATGAGCGACGCCATCGTCAATCGTTGCCCGGTTGGTTCGCCCAAGCTTTGCGTTCTGGCTGGAATCACCGGGCTGCGGCGCTCGCCGTGCTCTCCACAATCGCCGTCGCCGCTCTGGACGAATGGCACCAGTCATTCTTTCCGAGCCGTACCGGTGTTGTCCACGATGTGATTCTGGACTCCTTCGGCGGTATCTTCGCACAGTCTCTGGTGATGTTCATTGCTCTGACGTTTGCTCGCCCGGCCGCACCACGGTCGGCGCGTGAAGAGGTCGGACAAACCTGA
- the rplQ gene encoding 50S ribosomal protein L17, with translation MRHRVAGWKLGRNTSHRRALLRNLVTSLILEERIQTTATKAKAMRPHVEKMITLGKKGDLASRRLAAGYLMTRDAVDKLFNTVAPRMGERNGGYLRIIRSGWQKGDGAEKVFIELMGSEQVIDEKRQKRAEARAKRAEEARKALEEAQAPGAEAPPTAEGSEPGPAKE, from the coding sequence ATGCGTCATCGTGTAGCAGGATGGAAACTCGGACGTAACACCAGTCATCGTCGCGCGCTGTTGCGCAATCTGGTGACCTCGCTGATTCTAGAAGAGCGCATTCAGACTACGGCTACCAAGGCCAAGGCGATGCGCCCACACGTGGAGAAGATGATCACCCTGGGCAAGAAGGGTGACCTGGCTTCACGGCGCCTGGCAGCGGGATACCTGATGACTCGCGATGCTGTGGACAAGTTGTTCAACACAGTGGCGCCACGCATGGGCGAGCGCAACGGCGGTTATCTGCGCATCATCCGCAGTGGCTGGCAGAAGGGCGATGGCGCTGAGAAAGTCTTCATCGAACTCATGGGAAGTGAGCAGGTGATCGACGAGAAGCGCCAGAAACGGGCAGAAGCGCGCGCCAAGCGCGCCGAGGAAGCCCGCAAGGCGCTCGAAGAAGCGCAAGCGCCGGGTGCCGAAGCTCCTCCCACTGCAGAAGGTAGCGAGCCCGGACCAGCAAAGGAATAG
- a CDS encoding DNA-directed RNA polymerase subunit alpha: MLWKGFQKPKRLAVETETLTDKYGRFWAQPFERGFGTTIGNALRRVLLSSIEGAAITAVKIEGVLHEFQSIPGVVEDATDIILNLKQIPFKLNGEGPKAIYLRAEQPGVVTSGMIETDSDVEVLDKDVYIATVSEGGKLDMEMRLKRGRGYVSADKNFDEDLGLGFIPIDSVHSPVRKVNYTVDAARLGQITDYDKLSLEVWTNGSITPADSIGLAAKLVKDHMNIFINFEEEIETATSPSEERKPQIRNENLNRSVEELELSVRSYNCLKNANIQTIGELVQKSEAEMLKTKNFGRKSLNEIKEILASMGLSLGMKIDEHGNAVPATPPSPVGSFGLGDGQRGIG; encoded by the coding sequence ATGCTTTGGAAAGGTTTTCAGAAACCTAAGCGTCTCGCGGTAGAAACCGAGACACTCACCGATAAGTACGGCCGCTTCTGGGCGCAGCCCTTTGAGCGCGGCTTCGGTACCACCATCGGAAACGCGCTGCGGCGTGTTTTGCTGTCATCGATCGAAGGCGCGGCCATCACCGCGGTAAAGATCGAGGGCGTGCTGCACGAGTTCCAATCGATTCCGGGAGTGGTGGAAGATGCCACGGACATCATCCTCAACCTGAAGCAAATCCCGTTCAAGCTGAACGGTGAGGGTCCGAAGGCGATCTATCTGCGGGCGGAGCAACCGGGAGTGGTGACCTCAGGCATGATTGAGACCGACTCCGACGTCGAGGTTCTCGACAAGGACGTTTACATCGCTACGGTCAGCGAGGGCGGCAAGCTGGACATGGAAATGCGCCTGAAGCGAGGCCGCGGCTATGTGTCCGCTGACAAGAATTTCGATGAGGACCTGGGCTTGGGCTTCATTCCCATCGATTCAGTGCATTCGCCGGTACGCAAGGTGAACTACACGGTGGATGCGGCGCGTCTGGGCCAGATCACGGACTACGACAAGCTCAGTCTCGAGGTCTGGACGAATGGTTCGATTACTCCAGCCGATTCGATCGGCCTGGCCGCAAAGCTGGTGAAAGATCACATGAACATCTTCATCAACTTTGAGGAGGAGATCGAAACCGCGACCAGCCCGTCCGAGGAGCGCAAGCCGCAGATCCGGAATGAGAATCTCAACCGCTCGGTCGAGGAGCTGGAACTCTCGGTGCGCAGCTACAACTGCCTGAAAAACGCGAATATTCAGACCATCGGCGAGCTCGTTCAGAAGAGTGAAGCCGAGATGCTGAAGACGAAGAACTTCGGGCGGAAGTCGCTCAACGAGATCAAAGAGATTCTGGCCTCAATGGGTTTGAGCCTGGGTATGAAGATTGATGAGCACGGCAATGCCGTGCCCGCGACTCCGCCGTCTCCGGTCGGCAGCTTTGGGCTGGGCGACGGACAGCGGGGAATTGGATAA
- the rpsD gene encoding 30S ribosomal protein S4, translating to MARYKDAVCRLCRREGMKLFLKGAKCFSDKCPVEKRNYAPGQHGKDRKAKVVGYGLQLREKQKAKRIYFVGENQFRNYFEYAARTPGVTGMLLLQQLERRLDNIVYRMGYALSRRQARQLVRHGHISVDGRKVNIPSYEVSVGEEVAVREEARNVDAVKAAVEYNSHQTPAAWLEIDREGMKGRILALPKREDINLPINEQLIVELYSK from the coding sequence TTGGCACGTTACAAAGATGCAGTGTGCAGACTTTGCCGCCGCGAGGGAATGAAGCTGTTCCTCAAAGGGGCGAAATGCTTCAGCGATAAATGCCCGGTGGAAAAGCGCAACTATGCGCCGGGTCAGCACGGAAAAGACCGCAAGGCGAAAGTCGTGGGCTACGGCCTGCAGCTTCGCGAAAAGCAGAAGGCGAAGCGTATCTACTTCGTCGGAGAAAATCAGTTTCGCAACTACTTCGAGTACGCCGCGCGCACGCCGGGCGTCACCGGCATGTTGCTGTTGCAGCAGTTGGAGCGCAGGCTAGACAACATTGTCTACCGAATGGGATATGCCCTTTCGCGGCGGCAGGCGCGTCAATTGGTCCGTCACGGCCATATTTCCGTTGACGGCCGCAAGGTGAACATCCCTTCCTATGAGGTCAGCGTAGGAGAAGAGGTTGCGGTGCGTGAAGAAGCGCGCAACGTCGATGCGGTCAAAGCTGCCGTGGAATACAACAGTCATCAAACGCCGGCGGCCTGGCTGGAGATCGACCGCGAAGGGATGAAGGGTCGGATTCTGGCTTTGCCGAAACGCGAAGACATCAATCTGCCGATCAATGAGCAGTTGATCGTCGAGTTGTATTCGAAGTAG
- the rpsK gene encoding 30S ribosomal protein S11 — MAKAQATGAAAPEKKGKTKKFKRRERKSVPFGLVHIQASFNNTIVTISDQEGNTLAWKSSGSLGFRGSRKGTPFAAQQAAMNAANMARDHGVRSVDVRVSGPGSGRESAIRALAAAGIEVRSIRDVTPVPHNGCRPPKRRRV, encoded by the coding sequence ATGGCAAAAGCGCAAGCAACCGGCGCGGCAGCGCCGGAGAAAAAAGGCAAGACGAAGAAGTTCAAGCGTCGCGAACGCAAGAGTGTGCCGTTCGGTCTGGTGCACATTCAGGCGTCGTTCAACAATACGATTGTGACCATCTCCGACCAGGAAGGCAACACCCTGGCCTGGAAGAGTTCGGGTTCGCTGGGATTTCGCGGGTCGCGCAAAGGGACGCCATTTGCCGCTCAGCAGGCGGCAATGAACGCCGCCAACATGGCGCGCGATCACGGCGTTCGCAGCGTGGATGTTCGCGTAAGCGGGCCAGGGTCGGGGCGGGAGTCGGCAATTCGCGCTCTGGCCGCTGCCGGGATTGAAGTGCGGTCGATCCGCGACGTAACGCCGGTGCCGCACAATGGCTGCCGTCCGCCGAAGAGACGGAGGGTGTAG
- the rpsM gene encoding 30S ribosomal protein S13, giving the protein MARIAGVDLPRNKHVVIALTYIYGIGNSRAARILDAANVAGEKKVQDLGEDEVNRIRQVIEGEGGVEGDLRKDISMHIKRLIEIGSYRGYRHRRNLPVRGQRTHTNARTRKGPRKGTIANKKKATSKT; this is encoded by the coding sequence ATGGCACGTATTGCAGGCGTTGATCTTCCGCGCAACAAACATGTGGTGATTGCGCTGACATACATCTACGGAATCGGCAACTCGCGGGCCGCCAGGATTCTGGACGCTGCTAACGTTGCCGGCGAGAAAAAGGTGCAGGACCTGGGCGAAGACGAGGTCAACCGCATTCGCCAGGTGATCGAGGGCGAAGGCGGGGTGGAAGGCGACCTGCGCAAAGACATCTCGATGCATATCAAGCGGCTGATCGAGATTGGATCCTATCGCGGGTACCGGCATCGCCGGAATCTGCCGGTGCGCGGGCAGCGTACTCATACCAATGCACGCACCCGGAAGGGACCGCGCAAGGGCACGATTGCGAACAAGAAGAAAGCAACGTCGAAGACATAG
- the rpmJ gene encoding 50S ribosomal protein L36 — translation MKVRASVKKICDKCKVIHRQGVVRVICENPKHKQRQG, via the coding sequence ATGAAAGTACGGGCTTCAGTAAAGAAAATTTGTGACAAGTGCAAGGTGATCCATCGCCAGGGCGTGGTGCGCGTTATCTGCGAGAATCCCAAGCACAAACAGCGCCAAGGATAA
- the infA gene encoding translation initiation factor IF-1, whose amino-acid sequence MSKEDAIEVMATVIEPLPNAMFRVELENKHQVLAHVSGKMRKNFIRILPGDKVAVELSPYDLTRGRIVYRYK is encoded by the coding sequence ATGAGTAAAGAGGACGCGATTGAAGTTATGGCAACGGTGATCGAGCCGCTGCCCAATGCGATGTTTCGAGTGGAGCTGGAAAACAAGCATCAGGTGCTGGCACATGTTTCCGGCAAAATGCGCAAGAACTTCATTCGCATACTGCCCGGGGATAAGGTTGCAGTGGAGCTGTCTCCTTACGACTTAACCCGCGGGCGAATTGTCTATCGTTACAAATAG